The following coding sequences lie in one Arachis ipaensis cultivar K30076 chromosome B03, Araip1.1, whole genome shotgun sequence genomic window:
- the LOC107629961 gene encoding septum-promoting GTP-binding protein 1-like, which translates to MPQLRRKIEQSTTLRRRIEKRVVVLRRCFLRVLHHFITCSGGKNTKPANAATYHVLPADAAALPSPRLLDEAASPPKFHAHELDPDLVSLKITLLGDSQIGKTSFLVKYVGDENGQQGKGLNPMDKTLDVRGARISYSIWEVQGDSKSIDQIPVACTDSVAILIMFDLTSRFTLNSVLGWYTEARKWNQTAIPVLIGTKFDDFIQLPIDMQWTIASEARAYAKALNAPLFFSSATYNINVNKIFKFITAKLFDLPWTVERNLNVGEPIIDF; encoded by the exons ATGCCACAGTTACGCCGGAAAATTGAGCAATCTACGACGCTGCGGCGGCGGATCGAGAAGCGCGTTGTGGTTCTACGGCGGTGCTTCCTCCGTGTGCTCCACCACTTCATCACGTGCTCCGGCGGAAAGAACACGAAGCCAGCCAATGCCGCCACGTACCACGTACTTCCGGCCGATGCGGCGGCATTGCCGTCTCCTCGGCTGTTGGATGAAGCGGCTTCGCCACCAAAGTTTCATGCTCATGAGTTGGATCCCGATTTGGTTTCTTTGAAGATCACTTTGTTAGGTGATTCTCAAATTGGAAAAACCAGCTTCTTG GTGAAATATGTTGGGGATGAGAATGGGCAACAGGGTAAAGGGTTGAATCCGATGGACAAAACTTTGGATGTTAGAGGGGCACGTATTTCGTATTCAATCTGGGAAGTTCAAG GTGATTCAAAATCAATAGATCAAATTCCAGTGGCATGTACGGACTCTGTGGCAATCTTAATCATGTTTGATCTAACAAGCAGATTCACATTAAACAG TGTTCTAGGATGGTACACAGAAGCCAGGAAATGGAACCAG ACTGCAATTCCAGTGTTGATAGGAACCAAGTTTGATGATTTCATTCAGCTCCCTATTGATATGCAATGGACCATTGCTAGTGAG GCAAGAGCATATGCTAAGGCCCTCAATGCCCCCTTGTTCTTTTCAAGTGCAACCTACAACATCAATGTGAACAAGATCTTCAAGTTCATCACTGCCAAACTCTTTGACCTACCATGGACAGTGGAGAGAAATCTAAATGTTGGGGAGCCTATCATTGATTTCTAA
- the LOC107629960 gene encoding riboflavin synthase, producing the protein MASQMAAAAVVPSSIVSTSTTPEITPSTYTSLLLSKAHHCRRLAFNPILKSSPLRLTFFPNKPRSTLLLRRTNATTPQTRCLFTGIVEELGTVKQLGKAPHGGFDMVIAAKTVLEGVNLGDSIAVNGTCLTVTEFDANTFTVGLSPETLRKTSLEELQGGSLVNLERALTPTSRMGGHFVQGHVDGTGIILSKVPEGDSLWIKVKAEKELLKYVVPKGFIAVDGTSLTVVDVNDGEGWFNFMLVAYTQQKVVIPLKEVGQKVNLEADILGKQVERLLSGYINIRSS; encoded by the exons ATGGCATCGCAAATGGCGGCAGCAGCAGTAGTTCCATCTTCTATTGTCTCCACATCCACAACCCCCGAAATCACACCATCAACATACACCTCTCTCCTCCTTTCCAAAGCCCATCACTGTCGCCGCCTCGCGTTCAATCCAATCTTAAAATCCTCTCCACTCCGCCTCACGTTCTTCCCCAATAAACCCAGATCCACCCTTCTCCTCCGCCGCACCAATGCCACCACACCTCAAACTCGATGCCTCTTCACCGGCATCGTTGAAGAATTGGGAACCGTCAAGCAACTCGGCAAGGCCCCACACGGTGGCTTCGACATGGTAATTGCGGCCAAGACCGTTCTTGAGGGCGTTAACCTCGGCGATAGCATCGCCGTTAACGGAACCTGCCTCACCGTAACGGAGTTCGACGCCAACACGTTCACCGTTGGATTGTCGCCGGAGACTCTGAGGAAGACCTCGCTGGAGGAGCTGCAGGGCGGATCGCTGGTAAACCTGGAGCGGGCGTTGACCCCTACGAGCCGCATGGGCGGGCACTTCGTCCAAGGTCATGTGGATGGCACGGGTATCATACTCTCGAAAGTTCCTGAAGGTGATTCgctttggatcaag GTAAAGGCCGAGAAGGAGTTGCTGAAGTATGTGGTGCCAAAAGGATTTATTGCAGTGGACGGGACGAGTTTGACGGTGGTGGATGTGAATGATGGAGAAGGATGGTTCAATTTCATGCTTGTGGCGTACACGCAGCAGAAGGTGGTTATTCCATTGAAGGAAGTTGGCCAGAAGGTGAACCTGGAGGCTGACATTCTTGGGAAGCAAGTGGAGAGGCTACTTAGTGGATACATTAACATTAGGAGCTCTTGA
- the LOC107634279 gene encoding uncharacterized protein LOC107634279: protein MGFALNLIDFVLFLFFLLIAFAAPLIDGQTCLPLTYFPEFLVELKQWYTHEYGDYLVSEKPHFFVGLVWLELLFLWPLSLLNLYALFASKPWFNTTCLIYGASLSTSMVAVLSEMMLSNKASEKLLKMYFPFMGFGVLALLRGLMSNSSRSSSSSGRRPAFALRKKRA from the exons atggggTTTGCATTGAATCTGATAGACTTTGTTCTGTTCCTGTTCTTCCTGTTAATAGCATTCGCTGCACCCCTCATTGATGGACAAACATGTCTTCCTCTCACTTACTTCCCTGAATTTCTCGTTGAGCTTAAGCAATGGTACACCCATGAATACGGTGATTACCTTGTTTCTGAGAAACCTCACTTCTTTGTTGGCTTGGTTTGGCTCGAGCTTCTGTTTCTATGGCCCCTTTCTCTTCTTAATCTCTATGCCCTCTTCGCTTCCAAGCCTTGGTTCAACACCACTTGCTTGATCTATGGTGCATCCCTCTCCACTTCCAtg GTTGCTGTGTTATCAGAAATGATGCTTTCCAACAAGGCATCCGAGAAGCTATTGAAAATGTACTTCCCTTTCATGGGTTTTGGTGTCTTAGCTCTCTTGCGAGGGTTGATGTCAAATTCTTCGAGGTCATCTTCAAGCAGTGGCCGGAGACCTGCGTTCGCACTGAGGAAAAAACGTGCTTGA